The following are encoded in a window of Bacillus sp. SORGH_AS_0510 genomic DNA:
- the bshB1 gene encoding bacillithiol biosynthesis deacetylase BshB1 has protein sequence MNGNNLHILAFGAHADDVEIGMGGTIAKLSSEGCRIGICDLTDADLSSNGNVVLRKEEASHAADILGVSYRTTLAIPDRGLYLKEEYIKKIVNVIRTHRPKIVFAPYFEDRHPDHGNCARLVEEAVFSAGIKKYQTGEEIEPHRVEKVYFYMINGFHKPDFTIDISLYINKKLSALRAYRSQFEQTEASIDTPLVNGYIETVEARERMFGKMVGVSFAEGFKTKVPVLLDRDLIGDSQ, from the coding sequence ATGAACGGTAATAATTTACATATCCTTGCTTTTGGAGCCCATGCCGATGATGTTGAAATAGGCATGGGTGGTACAATTGCAAAACTTTCCTCTGAAGGATGTCGGATTGGTATTTGCGATTTAACAGATGCTGACCTTTCTTCAAATGGAAATGTTGTATTAAGAAAAGAAGAAGCTTCACATGCGGCTGACATTCTAGGAGTTTCGTACAGGACAACACTTGCTATACCTGATAGAGGTTTATATTTAAAAGAGGAGTACATAAAAAAGATTGTAAATGTTATTAGAACACATAGACCCAAGATCGTGTTTGCTCCCTATTTCGAAGATCGCCATCCTGATCATGGTAATTGTGCCCGTCTAGTTGAAGAGGCGGTTTTTTCTGCAGGAATTAAAAAATATCAAACAGGTGAAGAAATCGAACCACATAGAGTAGAGAAAGTATATTTTTATATGATTAATGGGTTCCATAAACCGGATTTTACTATTGATATCTCACTTTATATTAATAAAAAACTCTCTGCCTTACGTGCCTATCGAAGTCAGTTTGAACAAACGGAAGCAAGCATTGATACACCACTTGTCAATGGATATATTGAAACAGTTGAAGCCAGGGAAAGAATGTTTGGGAAAATGGTGGGAGTAAGCTTTGCGGAAGGATTTAAAACAAAAGTTCCAGTACTATTGGATCGTGATTTGATAGGAGACTCACAATAA
- the bshA gene encoding N-acetyl-alpha-D-glucosaminyl L-malate synthase BshA, which yields MKLKIGITCYPTVGGSGVVATELGKMLAEKGHEIHFISSSMPFRLNKMYHNIYYHQVEVNQYSVFQYPPYDIALASKMAEVANREKLDILHVHYAIPHAVCAILAKQMCNRDIKIVTTLHGTDITVLGYDPSLTDAIKFGIEKSDIVTAVSNALVKQTYELIHPDKQIETVYNCVDERVYKKTDSSSLKTEFEINEDEKVVIHVSNFRSVKRVQDVVKTFAKISSVMPAKLLLVGDGPEISIVCKLVKQLALEDQVILLGKQENLEELYSISDLKLLLSEKESFGLVALEAMACGVPCIGTNVGGIPEVIQHGQNGYICEVGDIEDISSKAIELLSDRKLHHEFSSNAMETVKTKFRADTIVKQYEQIYFKLMN from the coding sequence ATGAAACTTAAGATAGGAATTACATGCTACCCAACTGTTGGGGGTTCAGGAGTTGTTGCAACAGAGTTGGGGAAGATGTTAGCTGAAAAGGGACATGAAATTCATTTCATTTCTTCCAGTATGCCATTCAGGCTAAACAAAATGTATCACAATATTTATTATCATCAGGTGGAAGTTAATCAATACTCAGTTTTTCAGTACCCTCCTTATGATATTGCTTTAGCTAGTAAAATGGCGGAGGTTGCTAATCGGGAGAAACTGGATATTCTTCATGTTCATTATGCAATTCCACATGCTGTTTGTGCTATTCTTGCAAAACAAATGTGTAATAGAGATATAAAAATTGTCACAACCTTACACGGTACAGATATTACGGTGTTAGGATATGACCCATCTTTAACGGATGCGATAAAATTTGGAATAGAGAAATCTGATATTGTCACCGCTGTTTCTAACGCGTTAGTCAAACAAACATATGAACTTATACATCCAGATAAACAAATAGAAACAGTCTATAACTGTGTAGATGAGCGAGTTTACAAAAAAACAGACTCTTCCTCGCTAAAAACTGAATTTGAAATTAACGAGGATGAAAAGGTGGTCATCCATGTTTCAAATTTTCGTTCTGTAAAGCGAGTGCAGGATGTGGTTAAAACTTTTGCAAAAATATCTTCAGTTATGCCTGCTAAACTTTTATTAGTAGGTGATGGGCCTGAAATATCCATCGTCTGTAAGCTTGTAAAACAGTTAGCGCTTGAAGATCAAGTTATTCTTCTTGGAAAACAGGAAAATCTTGAAGAATTATATTCAATTAGTGACTTGAAATTATTATTGTCTGAAAAGGAAAGCTTCGGTCTCGTGGCTTTAGAGGCAATGGCTTGCGGGGTTCCGTGTATTGGGACGAATGTTGGTGGTATTCCTGAGGTCATTCAACATGGGCAGAATGGTTATATTTGTGAAGTAGGAGATATTGAGGATATTTCTTCTAAAGCGATTGAATTATTAAGTGACCGCAAGTTGCATCATGAATTTTCTAGTAACGCTATGGAAACGGTGAAAACAAAATTTAGGGCAGATACAATCGTTAAACAATACGAACAAATATATTTTAAATTAATGAATTAA
- the mgsA gene encoding methylglyoxal synthase, producing the protein MNIALIAHDNKKNDLVQFVTAYQVIFEKHSLFATGTTGSRISEATGLTVTRFQSGPLGGDQQIGAMIAKNKMDAIFFFRDPLTAQPHEPDVTALVRLCDVYSIPLATNMGTAELLIRGLEEGLMDWRNIVQKNGDKNER; encoded by the coding sequence ATGAACATTGCATTAATTGCACATGATAATAAAAAGAATGATTTAGTACAATTTGTCACAGCATACCAAGTGATTTTTGAGAAGCATTCATTATTTGCTACAGGAACCACAGGATCAAGGATCAGTGAGGCAACAGGCTTAACCGTGACACGCTTTCAATCTGGACCTCTAGGTGGGGATCAACAAATAGGAGCAATGATTGCAAAAAATAAAATGGATGCAATTTTCTTTTTCCGTGATCCACTAACTGCACAGCCGCATGAACCAGATGTAACTGCTCTCGTTAGGTTATGTGATGTCTATTCTATCCCTCTTGCTACGAATATGGGTACGGCTGAATTGCTGATAAGAGGTTTAGAGGAAGGGTTAATGGATTGGAGAAATATAGTACAAAAGAATGGTGACAAAAATGAACGGTAA